A genomic segment from Aspergillus puulaauensis MK2 DNA, chromosome 1, nearly complete sequence encodes:
- a CDS encoding uncharacterized protein (SECRETED:SignalP(1-18);~antiSMASH:Cluster_1.3) → MKASTTTILATLTALASAQYSGTIVSENRGACPIPHSDGDQLKYSYDPSEGNLCLDLNQHEVYVESYHAILYGNAELPDADKPTLFGGCADSKCTQCDLVDVNVRSDRPGSIESECTVFKNKPYLFIGTPDGDRKDL, encoded by the coding sequence ATGAAGgcctcaaccaccaccattCTCGCGACCCTCACGGCTCTCGCAAGCGCCCAGTACAGCGGCACCATCGTCTCCGAGAACAGGGGCGCCTGCCCCATCCCTCACTCCGATGGCGACCAGCTCAAGTACTCCTACGATCCGAGCGAAGGAAACCTGTGTCTCGACCTGAACCAGCACGAGGTTTACGTCGAAAGCTACCATGCCATCCTGTATGGAAATGCTGAGCTTCCTGACGCCGATAAGCCAACCCTGTTTGGTGGATGTGCAGATTCGAAATGCACCCAGTGCGATCTTGTCGATGTGAACGTTCGCTCGGATCGCCCTGGTTCTATCGAGTCAGAGTGTACGGTGTTTAAGAACAAGCCGTACTTGTTCATTGGTACCCCCGACGGTGACCGAAAGGACCTTTAA
- the CPA1_1 gene encoding peptidylprolyl isomerase (COG:O;~EggNog:ENOG410PM2G;~InterPro:IPR024936,IPR029000,IPR020892,IPR002130;~PFAM:PF00160;~antiSMASH:Cluster_1.3;~go_function: GO:0003755 - peptidyl-prolyl cis-trans isomerase activity [Evidence IEA];~go_process: GO:0000413 - protein peptidyl-prolyl isomerization [Evidence IEA];~go_process: GO:0006457 - protein folding [Evidence IEA]) encodes MSNVYFDVTADGQPLGRIVFKLFDDVVPKTAKNFRELATGQHGFGYAGSPFHRVIPNFMLQGGDFTKGNGTGGKSIYGEKFADENFQLKHTKPYLLSMANAGKNTNGSQFFITTVVTSWLDGAHVVFGEVVEGQDVVKTVEGLGSQSGATKKKIAVSASGTV; translated from the exons ATGTCTAACGTTTACTTCGATGTCACTGCCGATGGCC AGCCCCTGGGCCGCATCGTGTTCAAGCTCTTCGACGACGTCGTCCCTAAGACCGCCAAGAACTTCCGTGAGCTTGCCACTGGCCAGCATGGTTTTGGCTACGCCGGATCTCCCTTCCACCGTGTTATCCCCAACTTCATGCTTCAGGGTGGTGACTTCACCAAGGGCAAC GGCACCGGTGGCAAGTCCATCTACGGAGAGAAGTTCGCCGATGAGAACTTCCAGCTGAAGCACACCAAGCCCTACCTTCTTTCCATGGCCAACGCTGGCAAGAACACCAACGGCTCCCAATTCTTCATCACG ACCGTTGTTACCAGCTGGCTCGATGGTGCCCACGTCGTCTTcggcgaggttgttgagggcCAGGATGTCGTCAAGACCGTCGAGGGTCTCGGCTCCCAGAGCGGTGCtaccaagaagaagatcgccGTCTCTGCTTCCGGCACCGTCTAA
- a CDS encoding uncharacterized protein (COG:S;~EggNog:ENOG410PHMH;~InterPro:IPR002528;~PFAM:PF01554;~TransMembrane:11 (o49-69i123-146o166-183i195-215o231-251i293-315o321-342i349-371o391-414i421-439o451-478i);~antiSMASH:Cluster_1.3;~go_component: GO:0016020 - membrane [Evidence IEA];~go_function: GO:0015297 - antiporter activity [Evidence IEA];~go_function: GO:0042910 - xenobiotic transmembrane transporter activity [Evidence IEA];~go_process: GO:0055085 - transmembrane transport [Evidence IEA]) encodes MAPNLEARHVEVVASEDLYADDTRETLGSGNIFSLKWTVGDPWWQRSSYAGALFFNTGAFILPALYNTLVKIWIANINSSLVATTDIYTYIGTVAEVLNEGLPRAVWVTIADKEARSFKERVGLAYTLVVFQSLLGSIMSIAFAAAAKQFADAFVPHDIREASITYVRISAFSALSSAIEVAVSNATRALDKPDVPLVLSSIKFTVNIVLDFLFISKFHVGGWVPNVNMQAAIRLSCDLIAAAAGLCYFFFTTSIRSRQGIRQGSELPTLSAFVVLLKPGSITFLESAIRNALYLWLVHGVVAMSTEYATAWGVFTTIRWGLVMVPVQALEATTLTFSWFSLYRVVRPAALSVAIAVTIEIPLLIFMALFGCERFAFFLSQSDDVSGIVAHMWRTIDWCYVLYAVSTQLAALLLATRTSLYLAQSLISNLFYVLPWAIVCQVADLSPDNAWTYHSIVFGGSLVFSFGEILIIDVIWAMRFLRGQLSTRTV; translated from the exons ATGGCACCGAATCTGGAAGCAAGGCACGTTGAAGTGGTAGCTAGCGAGGACCTTTATGCCGATGACACCCGGGAGACCCTTGGATCTGGGAACATCTTCTCTCTGAAGTGGACTGTCGGTGATCCTTGGTGGCAGCGCTCAAG TTATGCCGGTGCCCTTTTCTTCAACACGGGTGCATTCATCCTGCCCGCCCTCTACAACACCCTCGTCAAGATATGGATTGCTAATATCAACTCTTCCTTGGTCGCCACAACCGACATTTACACATATATCGGAACTGTTGCAGAGGTGCTAAACGAGGGCCTTCCACGGGCAGTATGGGTTACCATCGCAGATAAGGAAGCCCGGTCGTTCAAAGAACGAGTAGGACTGGCGTATACCTTGGTAGTCTTCCAATCGTTACTTGGGTCGATCATGAGCATTGCATTTGCGGCGGCTGCAAAGCAATTCGCAGACGCATTTGTTCCCCACGATATTCGCGAGGCTAGCATAACATATGTTCGGATCAGCGCCTTTTCAGCACTTAGCTCCGCCATTGAGGTCGCGGTATCCAACGCAACTCGCGCTCTTGACAAACCCGATGTCCCACTCGTTCTCAGTTCTATCAAGTTTACAGTGAATATTGTCTTGGACTTTTTGTTTATATCGAAGTTTCACGTCGGGGGCTGGGTTCCGAATGTCAACATGCAAGCTGCCATTCGTCTGAGCTGTGACCtcattgctgccgccgctggGTTATGTTACTTTTTCTTCACGACTAGTATTAGAAGTCGACAAGGTATCCGTCAGGGTAGTGAATTACCAACGTTGAGCGCGTTTGTTGTTCTGCTCAAACCTGGATCCATCACGTTTCTTGAATCTGCAATTAGAAATGCACTATACCTGTGGCTTGTCCACGGGGTAGTCGCAATGTCAACGGAGTATGCTACGGCATGGGGGGTGTTCACGACAATTCGATGGGGACTAGTGATGGTACCGGTTCAGGCATTGGAGGCGACTACCCTGACATTT TCATGGTTCAGCCTCTACA GAGTCGTTCGACCAGCAGCCCTATCGGTAGCAATAGCCGTGACGATCGAGATCCCACTACTTATATTCATGGCCTTATTCGGTTGCGAGAGgttcgccttcttcttgagcCAGAGTGACGATGTATCCGGGATCGTCGCGCACATGTGGCGTACCATCGACTG GTGTTACGTCCTGTACGCAGTATCAACCCAGCTGGCCGCACTCCTACTAGCAACGCGTACATCCTTGTACCTGGCACAATCTCTCATCTCGAACCTATTCTACGTGCTACCTTGGGCGATCGTTTGCCAGGTAGCGGATCTGAGCCCGGATAACGCATGGACATATCACAGTATTGTCTTCGGTGGAAGTTTGGTGTTTTCGTTTGGAGAGATCCTCATCATTGATGTAatctgggcgatgaggtTTTTGCGTGGGCAGCTCTCGACAAGGACCGTTTGA